GCACGATCAGCATGACGGTGCGCATACGTGTCTCTCCTCCTCTGTCCGCGGGGGTCCTGCGACGCCTCCGCGCGGGTGTTGCGACATCCCTGCCCTTCCCGCCACCCGGCCCTACGGCTCGCGGGTGACGAAGACCCCGCCGCGCACCAGCGTGACCGTCACCCGGCGCGCCACGTCCCCCCACCGGTCAAAGGCCAGCTCCCCCGTCACCCCCTGGAACCGGCGGGTCCCGGCCACGGCGTCCCGCACCTCCCGCGGTCGGTGCCGGCCGGCCGCACCGCCGTCAGTCCTCCTCGAAGGCCATGGCCACCGCAGTCCCGTACTCGCTGCTGTCGTGCACGACCGCGACCCGCGGCACGCGCAGCCGATCGGCGACGAAGGCGGCCACCGCGGCCCCCTGGGCCCGGGCCGAGATCGCCGTCCGGAAGACGTAGTGCCCCCCATAGGGCAGGACCTCGATGGCGCCCGGGGAGATCAGGACGATGCGGAAGCGGGTGGCGGCGCCCGCGGCGGCGATGGTGGTCGGGTCGGTGAGAGGACCGACGATGCCGACCGCTTCCTGCCCGACCAGCGCCGCCACCAGACGGACCGCCTCTTCCGGCACTCTCTGGTCGTCCTCCACGGCGAGGCGTACCCGCCGCCCGCGCACACCGCCCTCGCGGTTGACCTCGTCGACGGCCAGCTGCGCCCCCTCGGCGGCGACACGGGCCGAGGCGGCCACCCCGCTGCGCAGGGGGAGGAGAAGGCCGACCCGCACCGACAGGCCGGCCGCTTCCCGACGGGGTGCGGTGCACCCTGTCATGACGAGGCGGGCCGTCGGGAGGAAGGCAGCCGGCGAACGGGCGGCAGGGAACCTCCCGGCTGCCTTGCTGCGCCTCCCAGGGTCCACCGTCGGGGTCCCGCTCAACGCCCCTCCCCATCCCCGGGCCCCGTCGCACACCGCGTTCCCCCGGGCGGCGCAGACAACGGAGGTGGCCCTGCGCGGCCGGCCGGACGCCGTCACCGCGGCAGCGTAGTGGCGCTTTCGACGGTGTCCCAGGCCTTCCTGCCGCGCCGGCGGTGGAGCTGTCCCACCGCCTCCATGAACCCGCCGGGGAAGAGGAGGACGACCAGCACGAAGATCACCCCGAAGAGCAGCAGGTGGAGCTCGAGCAGCTGCAGGGCCAGGGCCTCGCGCAGGAGGAGGAAGAAGGCCGCCCCCACGAGCGGCCCCCAGACCGTGCCCACCCCACCGAGAAAGGTGATGAGCAGGGCGTCGAACGTCCACACCGGGCTGAAGACGAACTGCGGGTAGAAGCTGAGGTGGTAGTAGCCGAAGAGCCCCCCGGCGGCGCCGGCGCCCGCACTGCTGAGCACGAGCGCCGCCAGCTTGGCGCGGAAGGCGTCCACGCCCACCGCCTCCGCCACCTCCTCGTCCTCGCGCACCGCCGCGAGCGCATAGCCGAAGCGGGACCGGCTGAGCCACCGGGCCGCCCCCGCCACCGCGACCACCAGGGCGAGCGCCAGCAGGTAGCGGGGACGGACCGCATAGGTGGCGAGCGCCACCGCCGGCAGAGGCGAGACCTCGGGGAGGAGGCTGGCGGTGGTGATGCGCAGGATCTCGGCCACGGCCAGCGTGCCGATGGCGAAGTAGGGGCCGCGC
This DNA window, taken from Armatimonadota bacterium, encodes the following:
- a CDS encoding branched-chain amino acid ABC transporter permease, giving the protein MSSAPSRASVLAVLALLAALAALPLVAPPAVQTWSFLVLLYGALAQSWNLVGGFAGQVNLGHAAFFGLGALVTRFLWLAGHPLPAALAAGIATAAAAALLVGPPSLRLRGPYFAIGTLAVAEILRITTASLLPEVSPLPAVALATYAVRPRYLLALALVVAVAGAARWLSRSRFGYALAAVREDEEVAEAVGVDAFRAKLAALVLSSAGAGAAGGLFGYYHLSFYPQFVFSPVWTFDALLITFLGGVGTVWGPLVGAAFFLLLREALALQLLELHLLLFGVIFVLVVLLFPGGFMEAVGQLHRRRGRKAWDTVESATTLPR
- a CDS encoding ABC transporter substrate-binding protein; translation: MRVGLLLPLRSGVAASARVAAEGAQLAVDEVNREGGVRGRRVRLAVEDDQRVPEEAVRLVAALVGQEAVGIVGPLTDPTTIAAAGAATRFRIVLISPGAIEVLPYGGHYVFRTAISARAQGAAVAAFVADRLRVPRVAVVHDSSEYGTAVAMAFEED